A DNA window from Rossellomorea marisflavi contains the following coding sequences:
- the yfmH gene encoding EF-P 5-aminopentanol modification-associated protein YfmH: MKKITFDQLQENLYYEKMANGLDVYILPKEGFNKTYATFTTKYGSIDNHFAPLGEEELVKVPDGIAHFLEHKLFEKEDGDVFQQFSKQGASANAFTSFTRTAYLFSSTTNVEGNLETLIDFVQDPYFTEKTVEKEKGIIGQEITMYDDNPDWRLYFGVIENMYKNHPVKIDIAGTIESITPITKDMLYQCYGTFYHPSNMLLFVVGSVDPEAIMNQVRDNQGKKDYEKMPEIKREFEQEPDEVAEKKKVLKMNVQSPKCLVGLKASNPHQQGKEMLKQELSINVFLDILFGKSSSHYSDLYNDGLIDETFSYDYTQENGFGFLTAGGDTEKPDELSERIQGLLLKAVNEPIVTEENLARTKKKKIGAFLRAINSPEFIANQFTRYAFNEMDLFDVVPTLESLTVDDITNAAAGLIDEKRMTVCQVVPNS, from the coding sequence GAAGGATTCAATAAGACCTATGCGACCTTCACGACGAAATACGGAAGCATCGATAACCACTTCGCCCCTCTTGGAGAAGAAGAATTGGTCAAGGTCCCAGACGGCATCGCGCATTTCCTCGAGCATAAGCTCTTTGAAAAAGAAGACGGAGATGTGTTCCAGCAGTTCAGTAAGCAAGGCGCTTCTGCCAATGCCTTCACTTCTTTCACACGCACAGCCTATCTTTTCTCCAGTACGACCAACGTGGAGGGTAACCTGGAAACATTGATCGACTTTGTCCAGGATCCATATTTCACGGAAAAAACGGTTGAAAAAGAAAAGGGGATCATCGGACAGGAAATCACGATGTATGATGATAACCCGGATTGGCGCCTGTATTTCGGCGTCATTGAAAACATGTACAAAAATCATCCTGTAAAAATCGATATTGCAGGAACGATCGAGTCCATCACCCCGATCACGAAAGACATGCTCTATCAGTGCTACGGCACGTTCTATCATCCGAGTAACATGCTGCTATTCGTCGTCGGTTCTGTCGATCCTGAAGCCATTATGAATCAAGTCAGGGATAATCAGGGCAAAAAGGATTATGAAAAGATGCCTGAGATCAAAAGGGAATTCGAGCAGGAACCGGATGAAGTGGCAGAAAAGAAAAAAGTCTTGAAAATGAACGTTCAAAGTCCCAAATGCCTGGTTGGCCTGAAGGCATCCAACCCGCATCAGCAAGGGAAAGAAATGCTGAAGCAGGAACTGTCCATAAATGTTTTCCTCGACATACTGTTCGGGAAGAGCTCGAGTCATTACTCGGATCTTTATAATGACGGGCTGATCGATGAGACGTTCAGCTACGATTATACCCAGGAAAATGGTTTTGGTTTCCTTACTGCCGGTGGGGATACGGAAAAGCCGGATGAGTTATCCGAGCGCATCCAGGGGCTCCTTCTGAAGGCTGTGAACGAGCCGATCGTAACCGAAGAAAACCTGGCGAGGACGAAAAAGAAGAAAATCGGAGCCTTCCTCCGCGCCATCAATTCGCCGGAATTCATCGCCAATCAGTTCACCCGATATGCATTCAATGAAATGGATCTTTTCGATGTCGTACCGACACTTGAAAGTCTGACAGTGGACGACATCACCAATGCAGCGGCAGGTCTGATCGATGAAAAAAGGATGACGGTGTGCCAGGTGGTACCAAATTCATGA
- the spoVS gene encoding stage V sporulation protein SpoVS: MEILKVSAKSNPNSVAGALAGVLRERGGAEIQAIGAGALNQAVKAVAIARGFVAPSGLDLICIPAFTDILIDGEERTAIKLIVEPR; this comes from the coding sequence ATGGAAATATTAAAAGTTTCAGCAAAATCTAATCCTAATTCTGTAGCAGGTGCACTTGCCGGTGTTCTTCGTGAGAGAGGGGGAGCTGAAATCCAGGCGATCGGTGCCGGTGCGCTGAACCAGGCTGTAAAAGCCGTAGCCATTGCCCGCGGATTTGTGGCTCCGAGTGGTTTAGATTTGATCTGTATTCCGGCATTCACAGATATCCTGATCGACGGGGAAGAACGAACCGCGATCAAGTTGATTGTAGAACCAAGATAA
- the ymfI gene encoding elongation factor P 5-aminopentanone reductase, translating to MKYALITGASGGIGKSTAKKLASEGWSLYLHYHRNEEAITTLMEEIKGVDVIPVKADLTSSAGVRTLTEQIFDLDAIVYCSGTSHWGMFQDQPEESMDEMISLHVKSPMLLVQALLPKLFRKKGSIVLMSSIWGQTGASCEVVYSAVKGAQLSFVKALSKEVALSGVRVNAVAPGAVSTNMLSDFSEEDIQEIKDDIPMGKLAHPDQIADAVEFLLSPKSAYITGQTLSVNGGWYT from the coding sequence ATGAAATACGCTCTCATTACCGGAGCTTCAGGAGGCATCGGTAAAAGCACGGCAAAGAAACTTGCCAGTGAAGGATGGAGTCTCTATCTCCATTATCATCGGAATGAAGAAGCCATCACTACCCTGATGGAGGAGATTAAAGGAGTGGACGTGATCCCCGTCAAGGCGGATCTTACTTCTTCCGCAGGAGTGCGGACATTAACCGAACAGATCTTTGATCTGGATGCCATTGTGTACTGTAGCGGAACGTCTCACTGGGGGATGTTCCAGGATCAGCCGGAAGAAAGCATGGACGAGATGATCAGCCTTCATGTGAAGAGTCCGATGCTTCTGGTACAAGCACTGTTGCCGAAGCTGTTCCGGAAAAAGGGATCCATTGTCCTCATGAGCTCCATCTGGGGCCAGACGGGTGCCTCTTGCGAAGTCGTGTACTCAGCCGTGAAAGGAGCCCAGCTTTCATTCGTAAAGGCCCTGAGCAAAGAAGTCGCCCTGAGCGGCGTCCGGGTCAATGCCGTGGCCCCCGGTGCTGTGAGCACCAATATGCTTTCGGATTTTTCAGAAGAGGACATACAGGAAATCAAAGACGACATTCCCATGGGGAAACTCGCTCATCCCGACCAAATTGCAGACGCCGTCGAATTCCTCCTTTCACCGAAATCAGCCTACATAACCGGCCAAACACTGTCCGTCAACGGAGGCTGGTATACCTAG
- a CDS encoding DUF3243 domain-containing protein: MSVLENWSDWKNFLGDRLHQAQHSGMENETVNDLAYQIGDYLSKQVEAKNDQERVLADLWSVASPDEQHAIANMMVKLVNNNGTR, encoded by the coding sequence ATGTCAGTTTTAGAAAACTGGTCTGATTGGAAAAACTTCTTGGGTGATCGCTTACACCAGGCTCAGCACAGCGGAATGGAAAATGAAACCGTGAATGATCTTGCTTATCAAATCGGTGACTATCTTTCCAAACAGGTGGAAGCTAAGAATGATCAAGAAAGAGTCCTTGCAGATCTTTGGTCTGTAGCATCACCTGATGAGCAGCATGCTATCGCCAACATGATGGTTAAGCTTGTCAACAATAACGGAACTCGCTAA
- the rny gene encoding ribonuclease Y encodes MQPITLISILLSLIVGVVVGYFIRRSIAEAKIAGAKGSAEQILEEARREADALKKEALLEAKDENHKLRTEMENELRERRNELQKQENRLMQKEENLDRKDETLDKRESQLERREGTLNERQQHIEEMESKVDEMVRLQQTELERISSLTREEAKGIILERVENELSHDIAIMVREHETRAKEDADKKAKEVLSLAIQRCAAEHVAETTVSVVNLPNDEMKGRIIGREGRNIRTLETLTGIDLIIDDTPEAVILSGFDPIRRETARIALEKLVQDGRIHPARIEEMVDKSRREVDEYIREIGEQTTFEVGVHGLHPDLIKILGRLKYRTSYGQNVLKHSIEVAHLSGLLAAELGEDERLAKRAGLLHDIGKAIDHEVEGSHVEIGVELATKYKEHPVVVNSIASHHGDTEPTSIIAVLVAAADALSAARPGARSETLENYIRRLEKLEEISESYEGVEKSFAIQAGREVRIMVRPEAIDDLESHRLARDIRKRIESELDYPGHIKVTVIRETRAVEYAK; translated from the coding sequence ATGCAACCTATAACACTCATCTCCATTTTGCTTAGCCTTATCGTCGGTGTCGTTGTTGGATACTTTATTCGCAGATCCATTGCCGAAGCGAAGATTGCAGGGGCCAAAGGTTCCGCAGAGCAGATTTTGGAAGAGGCCAGGCGCGAGGCGGATGCTCTGAAAAAAGAGGCCTTGCTTGAGGCAAAGGACGAAAATCATAAACTTCGCACTGAAATGGAAAATGAACTCCGTGAACGAAGAAATGAACTGCAAAAACAAGAAAATCGTTTGATGCAAAAAGAGGAGAATCTGGACCGTAAAGATGAGACACTCGATAAACGGGAATCTCAGCTTGAACGCAGAGAAGGTACTCTAAACGAGAGACAACAACATATTGAAGAGATGGAAAGCAAAGTGGACGAGATGGTAAGATTGCAGCAAACGGAGCTTGAACGCATCTCGAGCCTGACGCGAGAAGAAGCGAAGGGCATCATTCTTGAGCGTGTGGAAAACGAATTGTCCCATGATATTGCCATCATGGTTCGCGAACACGAAACCCGTGCAAAGGAAGACGCAGACAAGAAAGCGAAGGAGGTCCTATCCCTCGCAATTCAGCGTTGTGCTGCAGAACATGTGGCCGAAACGACTGTCAGCGTCGTGAACCTGCCTAACGATGAGATGAAAGGTCGTATCATCGGAAGGGAAGGAAGAAACATCCGTACTCTGGAAACACTAACAGGAATTGATCTCATTATCGATGATACCCCAGAGGCGGTCATTCTTTCAGGATTCGATCCGATCCGCAGGGAGACTGCTCGAATCGCACTGGAGAAATTGGTCCAGGATGGTCGTATTCATCCGGCACGCATCGAAGAAATGGTCGACAAATCCCGTCGTGAAGTGGATGAATATATCCGCGAGATTGGTGAACAGACCACATTCGAAGTAGGTGTCCACGGATTGCATCCTGATCTCATCAAGATCCTCGGTCGCTTGAAGTACCGTACGAGCTATGGACAGAACGTCTTGAAGCATTCCATCGAAGTAGCTCATCTATCCGGGCTATTGGCGGCAGAACTTGGTGAAGATGAACGTTTGGCTAAACGGGCTGGTCTCCTTCATGATATCGGGAAGGCCATTGACCACGAAGTGGAAGGCAGTCACGTTGAAATCGGCGTCGAGCTTGCCACTAAGTATAAGGAACATCCGGTCGTCGTGAACAGTATCGCATCCCATCACGGGGATACCGAGCCGACGTCCATCATCGCAGTACTCGTCGCTGCAGCAGATGCACTTTCTGCAGCAAGACCGGGTGCAAGAAGCGAAACCCTTGAGAACTATATCCGACGCTTGGAGAAACTGGAAGAGATTTCAGAGTCCTATGAAGGAGTCGAGAAATCATTCGCCATCCAGGCAGGGCGCGAAGTCCGGATCATGGTCCGGCCGGAAGCCATCGATGATCTGGAATCTCACAGACTGGCACGGGACATCCGGAAACGGATCGAAAGTGAACTGGATTATCCGGGACATATTAAAGTCACGGTAATTCGTGAGACAAGGGCAGTAGAATACGCAAAATAA
- the pgsA gene encoding CDP-diacylglycerol--glycerol-3-phosphate 3-phosphatidyltransferase encodes MNLPNKITISRIILIPLFLIIMLVPWNWGDMRFLGADLPVSQFVGALIFIIASTTDWIDGYYARKLDLVTNLGKFLDPLADKLLVSAALIVLVEMGVAPSWIVIIIISREFAVTGLRLVLAGEGEVVAAGQLGKIKTWAQIIAISALLLNNAIFELMNLPFDIIALWIAMFFTIWSGWDYFYHNRKAFVNSK; translated from the coding sequence TTGAATTTACCAAATAAAATCACCATCTCCCGGATCATCCTGATCCCGTTATTTCTCATCATCATGCTGGTTCCCTGGAACTGGGGGGATATGCGCTTCCTTGGGGCAGATCTTCCTGTCAGCCAATTCGTGGGGGCTCTCATATTCATCATCGCGTCGACGACGGACTGGATCGATGGATATTATGCAAGGAAGCTGGATCTTGTCACCAACCTCGGGAAGTTCCTTGATCCCCTAGCGGATAAGCTTCTTGTATCTGCAGCCTTGATCGTACTGGTTGAAATGGGAGTGGCTCCTTCTTGGATCGTCATCATCATTATCAGCCGTGAGTTTGCCGTGACCGGCCTTCGCCTTGTGCTAGCAGGAGAAGGGGAAGTGGTGGCTGCTGGGCAGCTGGGTAAGATCAAAACGTGGGCACAGATCATCGCCATATCGGCATTGCTGTTGAATAATGCCATCTTCGAACTCATGAACCTGCCGTTTGATATCATTGCCCTATGGATTGCCATGTTCTTCACCATTTGGTCCGGTTGGGACTATTTTTACCATAATCGCAAAGCGTTTGTTAATTCTAAATAA
- a CDS encoding TIGR00282 family metallophosphoesterase: MKLLFVGDVVGSMGREMISEYLPKLKKKHLPDFTIVNGENAASGRGITEKIYKQFIQDGANMVTLGNHAWDNKDIFDFIDGAKQIVRPANFPEGTPGQGLVFAQVHGKEIAVINAQGRTFMPPLDDPFAVLDDLVTEARKRTPIVFVDFHAEATSEKQAVGWFLDGRVSAVIGTHTHVQTADNRILPNGTAFMCDVGMTGPYDEVLGMSKDSVIKRFQTSLPVRFEVPKTGRKTLSACLIDIDHKTGKATKIERILINQDHPFMTEY; this comes from the coding sequence ATGAAATTATTATTTGTAGGAGACGTCGTAGGTTCAATGGGCCGGGAGATGATCTCTGAATATCTACCTAAATTGAAGAAAAAACATCTGCCGGATTTTACGATCGTGAACGGGGAGAACGCCGCTTCAGGCCGGGGCATCACGGAAAAGATTTATAAGCAATTCATTCAGGACGGCGCCAACATGGTAACGCTTGGGAACCATGCTTGGGATAATAAAGACATCTTTGATTTCATCGACGGAGCCAAACAGATTGTGCGACCTGCAAACTTCCCAGAGGGTACGCCGGGACAAGGGTTGGTATTCGCCCAGGTTCACGGCAAGGAAATTGCCGTGATCAATGCACAGGGAAGGACATTCATGCCGCCACTTGATGATCCATTTGCCGTTCTGGACGACTTGGTGACCGAAGCAAGAAAACGGACGCCGATCGTTTTCGTTGATTTCCATGCCGAAGCGACGAGTGAAAAACAAGCGGTTGGGTGGTTCTTGGATGGAAGGGTGTCCGCCGTCATCGGGACGCATACCCATGTACAGACGGCAGACAACCGGATATTACCGAATGGCACGGCATTCATGTGTGATGTCGGCATGACGGGCCCTTACGATGAGGTACTTGGCATGAGCAAGGACTCGGTTATCAAACGGTTCCAGACAAGTCTGCCGGTGCGCTTCGAAGTGCCTAAAACCGGTCGGAAAACCTTGAGTGCCTGCTTGATCGATATTGATCATAAAACGGGAAAAGCAACGAAAATCGAACGCATCCTCATCAATCAAGATCATCCGTTCATGACCGAATACTAA
- a CDS encoding competence/damage-inducible protein A: MNAEIIAVGSELLLGQIANTNAQFISERLAEVGVNVFYHTSVGDNPARLEEVIKHAEERADLLIFTGGLGPTKDDLTKETIARSLGVSLSMDEDAMDSIKAYFEKVGRVMTPNNEKQALILEGSVPLKNDFGMAPGMVFQQAGKAYILLPGPPSEMRPMFSTYGIPAVMNLMKRKEVIHSRVLRFFGIGESQLEADLEELIDRQTNPTIAPLAGDGEVTLRLTAKHESKDVAETLLNELESEIRGTVGEYLYGYDQDSLERVGFRLLKEKGLTLAAAESLTAGLFQSSLASIAGASSVLEGGVVCYQDSVKRNVLNVREETLKNQGAVSRECAIELAANVRSLFKTDIGISFTGVAGPEAQGDLPPGTVWIGIAAGEEEPKAYQLTLAGSRNGNRSRTVKYGWHYLVKECNE; encoded by the coding sequence ATGAATGCAGAAATTATCGCAGTCGGATCGGAATTACTTTTGGGGCAGATCGCTAATACCAATGCCCAGTTCATCTCAGAAAGGCTTGCCGAAGTAGGGGTGAATGTGTTTTATCATACAAGTGTGGGAGACAACCCGGCAAGACTTGAAGAAGTCATCAAGCATGCTGAAGAGAGGGCGGATCTGCTCATCTTTACAGGAGGTCTCGGACCGACCAAGGATGATCTCACCAAAGAGACCATTGCAAGGAGTCTGGGCGTCAGCCTCTCGATGGATGAAGATGCCATGGACTCCATCAAGGCTTATTTTGAGAAAGTAGGCAGGGTGATGACACCCAACAACGAAAAGCAGGCTTTGATACTCGAGGGTTCGGTACCATTGAAAAATGATTTTGGCATGGCACCCGGGATGGTGTTTCAACAAGCGGGTAAAGCATATATCCTGTTGCCTGGCCCGCCTTCTGAAATGAGGCCGATGTTCAGTACCTACGGGATTCCTGCCGTCATGAACCTCATGAAACGAAAAGAGGTGATCCACTCCCGTGTTCTCCGTTTCTTCGGAATCGGCGAGTCGCAGCTAGAAGCCGACCTTGAAGAACTCATCGACCGCCAGACGAATCCGACGATCGCACCTCTTGCAGGTGACGGTGAAGTGACCTTGCGATTGACGGCCAAGCACGAATCAAAAGATGTCGCGGAGACACTTCTGAATGAGCTGGAATCAGAAATCCGCGGAACCGTCGGGGAGTATCTATATGGATACGATCAAGATTCACTCGAACGGGTGGGCTTCAGACTCCTGAAAGAAAAAGGCTTGACCCTTGCGGCAGCTGAGAGCCTGACGGCAGGCTTGTTCCAATCCAGCCTCGCCTCGATTGCAGGAGCTTCTTCCGTCCTTGAGGGCGGAGTGGTGTGCTATCAGGATTCTGTGAAAAGGAATGTGCTGAACGTACGGGAGGAAACATTGAAGAACCAAGGTGCGGTCAGTCGTGAATGTGCCATTGAGCTTGCAGCAAATGTGCGGTCACTGTTCAAAACCGATATCGGCATCAGCTTTACCGGCGTAGCAGGACCTGAAGCGCAGGGGGATCTGCCTCCTGGTACCGTCTGGATCGGCATAGCCGCTGGTGAGGAAGAGCCGAAGGCATACCAGCTCACTCTGGCCGGAAGCCGGAACGGCAACCGCAGCCGGACGGTGAAGTATGGGTGGCATTATTTGGTGAAGGAATGCAATGAATAA
- the recA gene encoding recombinase RecA, whose product MSERKAALDMALKQIEKQFGKGSIMKLGEKTDREIVTVPSGSLALDAALGVGGYPRGRIIEVYGPESSGKTTVALHAIAEVQAQGGQAAFIDAEHALDPVYAQKLGVNIDELLLSQPDTGEQALEIAEALVRSGAVDAIVIDSVAALVPKAEIEGEMGDSHVGLQARLMSQALRKLSGAINKSKTIAIFINQIREKVGVMFGNPETTPGGRALKFYSSVRLEVRRAETLKQGNEMVGNKTKIKVVKNKVAPPFRVAEVDIMYGEGISKEGEIVDLGSELDIILKSGAWYSYNEERLGQGRENAKVFLKENPDIRNEIMLKIRDHYGLDTGRAETEDMEEMSLLDD is encoded by the coding sequence GTGAGTGAACGTAAAGCAGCCTTGGATATGGCGTTAAAACAAATAGAGAAACAATTTGGTAAAGGTTCCATCATGAAATTGGGAGAAAAGACCGACAGGGAAATCGTGACGGTCCCAAGTGGATCCCTTGCCCTTGATGCAGCACTTGGGGTAGGCGGATATCCACGTGGAAGAATCATTGAAGTGTATGGACCGGAATCGTCCGGTAAGACAACCGTTGCCCTCCATGCCATTGCAGAAGTACAGGCACAGGGCGGTCAGGCAGCTTTCATCGATGCAGAGCACGCATTGGACCCTGTCTACGCACAGAAATTAGGGGTCAATATCGATGAGCTCCTTCTTTCGCAGCCGGATACAGGGGAACAGGCATTGGAGATCGCCGAGGCCCTCGTCCGAAGCGGAGCCGTCGATGCCATCGTCATCGACTCCGTGGCAGCACTTGTTCCGAAAGCCGAGATTGAAGGGGAGATGGGGGATTCACACGTGGGGCTCCAAGCACGTCTCATGTCCCAGGCCCTCAGGAAGCTTTCTGGTGCCATCAATAAATCGAAGACCATCGCCATCTTCATCAACCAGATCCGTGAAAAGGTTGGGGTTATGTTCGGAAACCCGGAAACGACACCTGGTGGACGCGCCCTTAAATTCTACTCTTCCGTGCGCCTTGAAGTCCGTCGTGCCGAGACCCTCAAGCAGGGGAATGAAATGGTGGGGAATAAGACCAAGATCAAAGTCGTCAAGAACAAGGTCGCTCCTCCATTCCGGGTTGCAGAGGTGGATATCATGTACGGTGAAGGGATCTCAAAAGAAGGTGAAATCGTCGACCTTGGTTCTGAACTCGACATCATCCTTAAGAGTGGTGCCTGGTATTCCTATAACGAAGAACGTCTTGGTCAAGGACGTGAAAACGCAAAAGTATTCCTCAAAGAGAATCCGGACATCCGTAATGAAATCATGCTGAAGATCCGTGATCACTACGGTTTGGATACTGGTCGCGCCGAGACAGAGGATATGGAAGAAATGAGTCTGTTAGACGACTGA
- a CDS encoding DUF3388 domain-containing protein, producing MERKEWYLEYEIQKNRPGLLGDISSLLGMLSINIVTINGVDEGRRGMLLLADTDEQIGRLESILQTMDTINVTKLREPKLRDRLAVRHGRYIQRDADDKKTFRFVRDELGLLVDFLAELFKQEGHKLVGLRGMPRVGKTESIVASSVCANKKWLFVSSTLLKQTIRSKLIEDEYSDDNLFIIDGIVSTRRANEQHWQLVREIMRMPAVKVIEHPDVFVQNSEYTLEDFDYIIELRNNPEEEITYELVEQNNLFQNSDFGGFDF from the coding sequence ATGGAAAGGAAAGAGTGGTACCTGGAATACGAGATTCAAAAAAACCGACCCGGCCTGTTGGGGGACATTTCTTCCCTGCTTGGGATGCTCTCGATCAATATCGTCACCATCAACGGGGTGGACGAAGGGAGAAGGGGGATGCTGCTCCTTGCTGACACGGATGAGCAGATCGGCAGACTCGAATCGATCCTGCAGACAATGGATACCATCAATGTGACCAAGCTTCGAGAACCGAAACTGAGGGATCGTCTGGCTGTAAGGCATGGCCGCTACATCCAGCGGGATGCAGATGATAAGAAGACGTTCCGTTTCGTGCGGGATGAGCTCGGGCTCCTTGTCGACTTCCTTGCAGAGCTTTTCAAGCAGGAAGGACACAAGCTAGTAGGACTGCGCGGTATGCCCCGCGTGGGGAAAACCGAATCCATTGTCGCCTCTAGCGTATGTGCCAATAAAAAATGGCTCTTCGTTTCATCGACACTATTGAAGCAGACCATCAGAAGCAAGCTGATCGAAGATGAATACTCCGACGATAATCTCTTCATCATCGACGGGATCGTATCCACTCGAAGGGCAAATGAACAGCATTGGCAGCTGGTCAGGGAAATCATGCGCATGCCGGCGGTCAAAGTGATCGAACATCCCGATGTATTTGTACAAAATTCCGAGTATACCCTGGAGGATTTTGATTACATCATCGAATTGCGAAACAATCCCGAAGAGGAAATTACATATGAGTTGGTCGAACAAAATAATTTATTTCAAAATTCCGATTTCGGCGGTTTTGATTTTTGA
- a CDS encoding dipeptidase, translating to MIIDTHCDVLMKLYMHQGRYLFNTKSGLMITYPQLVQQHSRVQLFAIFIPTHLKPGERFQAALTMVNLFHRQVISPNDKMVMVRSREDVLALEEDEIGAMLTLEGIEAIEEDMEKLEILYRLGVSSVGLTWNWANAAADGALEPRGAGLTNFGKEIITFLNDHGMWTDMSHLSEQAFWDALPLAEHPIASHSNAYTICQNPRNLKNDQIEALIAKDGFIGITFVPPFLNTAKEASMYDVIRHVDHVCSLGGEDHIGFGSDFDGIDQTVSGLCRYTDYGSLIGMLLRYFSDAQVRKFIGGNVLKRLPVIL from the coding sequence ATGATCATCGATACACATTGCGACGTACTTATGAAGCTATATATGCATCAGGGTCGGTATTTATTCAATACGAAGAGTGGATTGATGATCACCTACCCACAGCTGGTGCAGCAACACAGCCGGGTGCAGCTCTTCGCCATATTCATCCCCACCCATCTGAAGCCGGGGGAAAGATTCCAGGCTGCCCTGACGATGGTCAATCTCTTTCACCGTCAAGTGATTTCCCCCAATGATAAGATGGTGATGGTACGTTCAAGAGAGGATGTTCTCGCCTTGGAAGAAGATGAAATCGGTGCCATGCTCACTCTTGAAGGCATTGAAGCAATCGAGGAAGACATGGAGAAATTGGAGATCCTCTATCGCCTCGGGGTCTCGTCTGTCGGTCTGACCTGGAACTGGGCCAATGCCGCAGCCGACGGTGCACTTGAACCGAGGGGGGCGGGTCTGACGAATTTCGGGAAGGAAATCATCACATTCCTCAATGATCACGGTATGTGGACCGATATGTCTCATCTCAGTGAACAAGCATTTTGGGATGCCCTGCCACTTGCCGAACATCCTATCGCTTCCCATTCGAATGCCTATACGATTTGTCAAAACCCACGAAATTTAAAGAATGATCAAATAGAGGCGCTGATTGCAAAGGACGGATTCATCGGCATCACCTTCGTCCCTCCATTCTTGAATACAGCGAAAGAGGCCTCCATGTATGATGTGATCCGTCATGTCGATCATGTGTGCAGTCTTGGAGGAGAGGACCATATCGGATTTGGGTCTGATTTTGACGGAATCGATCAAACGGTGAGCGGATTGTGCCGCTATACCGATTACGGTTCGCTGATCGGGATGCTCTTGCGCTATTTTTCCGATGCCCAAGTGAGAAAATTCATTGGGGGAAATGTTCTGAAAAGACTTCCCGTGATCCTGTAA
- a CDS encoding helix-turn-helix domain-containing protein, producing MSELGKRLKDARESQGYSLDDLQRITKIQKRYLTGIEEGSYDSMPGKFYVRAFIKQYCEAVGLPPEEIFEEYKSEIPVTQHEEIPDSLSRVQTRKTVSESSSKVLDFIPTLLIVVVIIGILFIAWFFLSGKMGNNDAADNDTNKNSQVAVDEKDVPKEADDSKKSADNKEKPAADKDKKQDKEADSNDTKKEDAQTLEQTSVQGYKTTYELKGTDQFDLTLSADGDSWIGVYNEDDKVLFEGTLTKGSEEDFDFSGESQAYLIIGNAANTVITLNGDEVEYGIPTDVVRQDVIINYSKESSE from the coding sequence GTGTCTGAATTAGGAAAACGTTTAAAAGATGCAAGGGAGTCTCAAGGCTACAGCCTCGATGACCTGCAGCGGATCACGAAGATCCAGAAACGCTATTTGACCGGAATCGAGGAAGGTTCGTACGATTCCATGCCCGGTAAATTTTATGTGAGGGCCTTCATCAAACAGTATTGCGAAGCAGTCGGGCTGCCTCCTGAAGAAATCTTTGAGGAGTACAAGTCCGAAATTCCTGTCACGCAGCACGAAGAAATCCCTGATTCACTTTCAAGGGTCCAGACGAGGAAGACGGTCTCCGAAAGTTCCTCGAAGGTCCTCGATTTCATCCCGACGCTGCTCATTGTAGTGGTGATCATCGGCATCTTATTTATCGCGTGGTTTTTCTTGTCCGGGAAAATGGGCAATAATGACGCTGCTGACAATGATACGAACAAAAACAGCCAGGTAGCGGTGGATGAAAAGGATGTACCGAAGGAAGCCGATGATTCAAAAAAATCAGCTGACAATAAAGAAAAACCTGCAGCCGATAAGGACAAAAAGCAGGATAAAGAAGCGGATTCAAACGATACTAAAAAAGAAGACGCACAAACACTTGAGCAGACTTCTGTCCAGGGATACAAGACCACCTATGAATTGAAAGGGACAGATCAATTCGATCTTACATTATCTGCTGACGGTGATTCATGGATCGGTGTATATAATGAAGATGATAAGGTGTTGTTTGAAGGCACCCTGACGAAAGGGAGCGAAGAGGACTTCGATTTCTCAGGAGAGTCCCAGGCCTACCTCATCATCGGGAATGCTGCCAACACAGTGATCACCCTCAATGGGGATGAGGTCGAGTACGGAATCCCGACCGATGTCGTCAGGCAGGATGTTATCATCAATTACAGCAAAGAATCTTCAGAGTAA